The following coding sequences are from one Epinephelus fuscoguttatus linkage group LG5, E.fuscoguttatus.final_Chr_v1 window:
- the taf15 gene encoding TATA-binding protein-associated factor 2N isoform X1, whose translation MATDSGYGGSQSYGSYGGQQGGQGYGQGNGSGSYGGQSYGGYGQQGGGGGGPQDSYSQSQPQSFDNYGQDSGYGDKPSYGQGSYGSQSQGGDSYGQQSSYGGQGGGGGGGSYGRWSEGEGGGQGGRYGRDQGDRSEGGGGYRGRGRGGYDRGGYDRSGGYDRSGGFDRGGRGGPHGMGGGDRGGYKNYGGSRDYDSRDEPAGEQDNSDNNTIFVQGLGEDATVQEVGDFFKQIGIIKVNKKTGQPMINIYSDKATGRPKGECTVSFDDPPSAKAAIDWFDGKEFNGKPIKVTFATRRAEFTQRGGGRGGRGGFRGRGGGGGPNFDIKGGDWPCPNSACGNMNFARRQECNKCGAPKPGDAGFGDRGGRGGYGGDRGGGFRGRGGGFRGGDRGGYGGGGGGGYGGGYKMGRGDRRDDRRDRPY comes from the exons ATGGCCACTG ATTCAGGCTACGGTGGCTCTCAAAG CTACGGATCATATGGCGGTCAGCAGGGCGGACAG GGTTATGGACAAGGAAATGGCAGTGGCTCTTATGGGGGACAGAGTTATGGTGGCTATGGCCAGCAaggtggtggcggcggtggtcCACAAG ACAGTTACAGCCAATCTCAGCCACAGAGCTTTGACAATTACGGACAGGACTCTGG GTATGGCGACAAGCCGTCTTACGGGCAAGGCTCCTATGGTAGTCAGAGTCAAGGAGGAGATAGCTATGGACAGCAAAGTTCCTATGGTGgccagggaggaggaggtggtggcgGCAGCTATGGAAGATGGAGCGAAG GTGAAGGAGGTGGTCAGGGTGGGAGGTATGGACGTGACCAGGGAGACCGTTCCGAGGGAGGAGGTGGCTACAGAGGCCGAGGCCGTGGTGGCTATGACCGTGGCGGTTATGACCGCAGTGGTGGCTATGACCGCAGTGGTGGCTTCGACCGTGGTGGAAGAGGTGGACCTCATGGTATGGG AGGTGGTGACCGTGGTGGCTACAAAAATTACGGTG GCTCTCGAGACTACGACTCAAGGGATGAACCAG CTGGTGAGCAGGATAACTCCGACAACAACACCATTTTTGTCCAGGGACTGGGAGAAGACGCCACAGTTCAGGAAGTCGGAGACTTCTTCAAACAAATAGGGATCATCAAG GTGAACAAGAAGACCGGCCAGCCAATGATCAACATCTACTCCGACAAGGCCACTGGTCGGCCAAAGGGAGAATGTACAGTGTCATTTGATGACCCGCCCTCTGCCAAAGCTGCTATTGACTGGTTTGATG GCAAGGAGTTCAATGGAAAACCCATCAAAGTAACATTTGCCACCCGCAGGGCTGAGTTcacacagagaggaggtggaagagGCGGACGAGGAG GTTTCAGAGGTCGTGGTGGCGGAGGAGGACCCAACTTCGACATTAAAGGAGGAGACTGGCCCTGTCCCAACAG TGCTTGTGGCAACATGAATTTTGCCCGGCGGCAAGAATGTAACAAGTGTGGCGCTCCCAAACCAGGAGATGCAGGATTTGGAG ATCGTGGAGGCAGAGGTGGTTATGGCGGAGACAGGGGCGGCGGCTTCAGAGGTCGTGGAGGAGGGTTCCGTGGAGGAGACCGTGGAGGCTACGGAGGAGGTGGTGGCGGAGGATATGGAGGCGGCTACAAAATGGGAAG AGGTGACCGTAGAGACGACAGAAGAGACCGGCCATACTAA
- the taf15 gene encoding TATA-binding protein-associated factor 2N isoform X2 — protein sequence MAVSRADRVMDKEMAVALMGDRVMVAMASKVVAAVVHKTVTANLSHRALTITDRTLGMATSRLTGKAPMVVRVKEEIAMDSKVPMVAREEEVVAAAMEDGAKVKEVVRVGGMDVTRETVPREEVATEAEAVVAMTVAVMTAVVAMTAVVASTVVEEVDLMVWGSRDYDSRDEPAGEQDNSDNNTIFVQGLGEDATVQEVGDFFKQIGIIKVNKKTGQPMINIYSDKATGRPKGECTVSFDDPPSAKAAIDWFDGKEFNGKPIKVTFATRRAEFTQRGGGRGGRGGFRGRGGGGGPNFDIKGGDWPCPNSACGNMNFARRQECNKCGAPKPGDAGFGDRGGRGGYGGDRGGGFRGRGGGFRGGDRGGYGGGGGGGYGGGYKMGRGDRRDDRRDRPY from the exons ATGGCGGTCAGCAGGGCGGACAG GGTTATGGACAAGGAAATGGCAGTGGCTCTTATGGGGGACAGAGTTATGGTGGCTATGGCCAGCAaggtggtggcggcggtggtcCACAAG ACAGTTACAGCCAATCTCAGCCACAGAGCTTTGACAATTACGGACAGGACTCTGG GTATGGCGACAAGCCGTCTTACGGGCAAGGCTCCTATGGTAGTCAGAGTCAAGGAGGAGATAGCTATGGACAGCAAAGTTCCTATGGTGgccagggaggaggaggtggtggcgGCAGCTATGGAAGATGGAGCGAAG GTGAAGGAGGTGGTCAGGGTGGGAGGTATGGACGTGACCAGGGAGACCGTTCCGAGGGAGGAGGTGGCTACAGAGGCCGAGGCCGTGGTGGCTATGACCGTGGCGGTTATGACCGCAGTGGTGGCTATGACCGCAGTGGTGGCTTCGACCGTGGTGGAAGAGGTGGACCTCATGGTATGGG GCTCTCGAGACTACGACTCAAGGGATGAACCAG CTGGTGAGCAGGATAACTCCGACAACAACACCATTTTTGTCCAGGGACTGGGAGAAGACGCCACAGTTCAGGAAGTCGGAGACTTCTTCAAACAAATAGGGATCATCAAG GTGAACAAGAAGACCGGCCAGCCAATGATCAACATCTACTCCGACAAGGCCACTGGTCGGCCAAAGGGAGAATGTACAGTGTCATTTGATGACCCGCCCTCTGCCAAAGCTGCTATTGACTGGTTTGATG GCAAGGAGTTCAATGGAAAACCCATCAAAGTAACATTTGCCACCCGCAGGGCTGAGTTcacacagagaggaggtggaagagGCGGACGAGGAG GTTTCAGAGGTCGTGGTGGCGGAGGAGGACCCAACTTCGACATTAAAGGAGGAGACTGGCCCTGTCCCAACAG TGCTTGTGGCAACATGAATTTTGCCCGGCGGCAAGAATGTAACAAGTGTGGCGCTCCCAAACCAGGAGATGCAGGATTTGGAG ATCGTGGAGGCAGAGGTGGTTATGGCGGAGACAGGGGCGGCGGCTTCAGAGGTCGTGGAGGAGGGTTCCGTGGAGGAGACCGTGGAGGCTACGGAGGAGGTGGTGGCGGAGGATATGGAGGCGGCTACAAAATGGGAAG AGGTGACCGTAGAGACGACAGAAGAGACCGGCCATACTAA